The sequence TGTAAGTCTCTCTGAATAAGAGCATCTTCTAAATGACTAAAATTATTAATATAAATGTAAGTATCTGCTAAATAACTAAATGTTGATAtaaatgtaagtctctctggataaaagcatctgctaaatgactaaatgttAATATAAATGTAAGtctctctgctaaatgactaaatgttAATATAAATGTAAGCCTCTGCTTAATATAAATGTAAGTCTCTTTGCTATTTAACTAAATGACTAAATGTTAATATAAATGTAAGtctctctgctaaatgactaaatgttAATATAAATGTAAGCCTCTGcttaatgactaaaatgtaaatataaatgtaagtctctctgctaaatgactaaaatgttaatATAAATGTAAGTCtctactaaatgactaaaatgttaatataaatgtaagtctctctgctaaatgactaaatgttCATATAAATGTAAGTCTCTGcttaatgactaaaatgtaaatataaatgtaaGTCTCTCTGAATAAGAGCATCTACTAAATGACTAAATATAAATCTAAGTctttctgctaaatgactaaatgttCATATAAATGTAAGTCTCTGCTTAATgactaaaatataaatgtaaatataagtctctctgctaaatgactaaaatgttaatGTAAATATAAGTCTCTTTGCTATTTAACTAAAATGTTAATATAAATGTAAGtctctctgctaaatgactaaatgttAATATAAATGTAAGtctctctgctaaatgactaaatgttAATATAAATGTAAGTCTCTTTGCTATTTAACTAAAATGTTAATATAAATGTAAGtctctctgctaaatgactaaaatgttaatATAGCTGTAAGCGTGTGTCACCAAGATGACAATGAGATCTGCTCACCTTTAGTTTCTAAGATAACCACGTTGCCAaactcgctctctcctccctcgttgAAGCTCTGCATCTTGATGTCGTAGGCCGTCTCAGGCTGCAGGTCAGTGATGGAGTGCCAGTAACGGTCACCCTCCACCACGTCCTTCTTATAGTCACTGTCGTTGTCACTGTCTGTCGGCCGGTAGAAGATGTAGAAACCGTAGACAGGGGTGTTGTTGACGGCAGTGTACTGTGGAGAGAAAGAATATGAACGGTTTAATGTTAGCATAACAACAGTAACAAGAGTTATAGCCATACTTATAtcacgataacacacacacacacacacacacacacacacacacacacacacacacacacacacacacacacacacacacacacacacacacacacacacacacacacacacacacacacacagttccactcACCGTCCATTTTAGGATGATGGTGGTCTCGTTGATAGCTTCATTATAAGTGATGTAGGGTCCGTCTACAGGGCGTTCGTTGGGCCTTCCACCCCCCACCACCGTGTAGGCCTTAGAGGGGGCACTGGGGGGGCTGGCGCCAATCACATTTACCGCCAACACACGGAACTTATAGGACATGCCTACGGGGAAACAGAAAGCCCACGCGGGTTAAACTAACTAAACACCAGTTACACagcctctctgtttctccattcACACTAATGATTACCATCTGGTCACCATGTTGATTACAGTCATTATTAAAATAGCTAGGATTATGATGATGACTGATAGTGTAATGTCCATGATAATGAGAGTCATGCTAATGATGATGACGCCATTTGTCATAATGAGGAATAACATTATGATGGGAACgacgatgatgatggtgatgaagcTCACCTTTCTCCAGGCCAGTGATCTCCACAGACAGTCGCTGGGGGGGGATGTTAGTGACGGCCTcctcccactccccacctccctTCCCCTTCAGCTTCTTAAACTCCACTCTGAAAGACTGGATGGGGAAACCACGGTTACCGCGGGGGATCCATGTCACGTATGCAGATGTCTCAGTCGCCATGGAGATGGTGGGCTTATCAGGGGCCTCAGGAGCTGTGGGAAAGTGATAGCGGTTAAACGGACATCAAATCTAATATTGTTCCCATATTAAGGCACACAAGGACAGACACTCTCAGAAACACAAAAGCCCAAACATGAACAGACACGAACAGGTACAATAACAAACTTACTAAGACTTACTGTGAGCTCATCCTTGAGTGTTAAAAGTGAAAGAGAGATCAAGACAGGTCACATGTTAGTACAGAGTAGAAAGGTGGGGGGGTTAACAGACAATCAAACAGCTTGATAAGGGCTCGGACAGGATGTTAGAGATCTAACTGTGTGGCATCTATGGAACAACCACACTGGTTAGTTAGAGTGACAGTAGGTGAGGGGCAGGGGACTTACGAGAGAGGCGAGGTGATGGTACTGGAGGAGTTTTAGGGAGCTCGTTCTGACCTCCTGGACCCCTACGACCTGTTGGCACGGGGGAAAAAAGAGTGTTTGCAAAAAGACACAAATACGGTAGTGGGATATATGATAATCATTGTGATGATAGATAAATGAATGGATGTACCTTTGCCTGTCCTGAAGGTCATCATGGCGGGTTGTCCCAGGCCAGCACAGTTCTTAGCAGACATCTCCACCTCGTACAGACTGGCTGGCTGCAGCTTGGCCAGGGTCAGCTTGTGGAGAAACCCAGAGATACTGCTGCTGGTCCACTCACCTGGAGGgtcctctatctgtgtgtgtgtgtgtgtgtgtgtgtgtgtgtgtgtgtgtgtgtgtgtgtgtgtgtgtgtgtgtgtgtgtgtgtgtgtgtgtgtgtgtgtgtgtgtgtgtgtgtgtgtgtgtgtgtgtgtgtgtgtgtgtgtgtgtgtgagagagagagaaagaaagatcagTCAGTGTGTGAGGATGATGTGAGAATGAGTCATGTCTGTAGTTGTAGACAAATATCAATCTACACTGAATGAGTGTAACATTGTGTGTAGAATACGTGTGTGTCCATGAGTTAACCAGCCTGTACCTTTCTGTACTTGACGATGTACTCCACCACAGCAGAGCCGCCATCGTGGCGAGGTTTCCAGGTCAGATCATAGAAGTCAGCCTTGACGGTCCTGGGCTGGCTGAGGATGACAGGGGCCTCTGCCACAGAGATCTGCCCAGTAAGCTCAGAGCAGTCCAGGGTCAGCACGCTACCCGTGGCCCCGGGCTTCACTGGGACCTGCTCCCGCAGCACCTTGTCTGGGCTCAGTGGACGCAGGATGGAGGGCAGCTTCCCTGACCGAGACGGAACACCGGTTGGTAAGGTGACCAGCCTGGCGGCAGCCTGCGAGCTACCCACACCGTTCTCAGCCATGCACTGGTACAAGCCGTTGTCCTGCGGGCCCACGTTGATGACACGCAGCACGCGGGCAGACAGGCGGTGGCGTGGTGACGAGGCCAGGGGGCGGGCGTTGTGGAGCCACACCACAGAGGGGGTGGGTTTACCCCTGGCCAGGCAGCTGAAGCGCACACTCTCCCCCCACGACACCTCCTGCTGCTGGAGCTCCATGGTTACCTGGGGAGGCTCTGCagagagaaaatggagagagagagttagtctgtgtgtgtgtcagggagagAGTACACTGTAAGGTAATGTCTAGCATATAAGCTTTGAGTAATGGTTGATTGTGAGGGATGGTTGGTTGTGAGTGATGGCTGGTTGTGTGGGAGTGAGCTTGATTAAGTATGTCTGTATCGGTGTGCGtgccagcatgtgtgtgtgtgtgtgtgtgtgtgtgtgtgtgtgtgtgtgtgtgtgtgtgtgtgtgtgtgtgtgtgtgtgtgtgtgtgtgtgtgtgtgtgtgtgtgtgtgtgtgtgtgtgtgtgtgtgtgtgtgtgtgtgtgtgtgtgtgtgtgtggggctgtgcCGTGCGGAGACAGGCCAGTGAGTTGATGGTTGGCTGGTCGTGACAAGCCAGAGCTCATTAACGCTACAGCAGCACACACTTTAATTAGGGGCTGCTGCTGAGAGGAGACTCACTGGAAAAACAGTCATCCATAACTGAGTCCTGCTCTATAAAGTCCTCCACACACACTCTAAAATAACCctctatactatatatataccaACAGGGCTCTGCcaagcttacacacacacacacacacacacacacacacacacacacacacacacacacacacacacacacacacacacacacacacacacacacacacacacacacacacacacacacacacacacacacacacacacacacacacacacacacttctctcgcTCCACCAAACGTGAGTCAGTCTAATCATCAAGTCTATGATGCAGACAAAACCCAAAAATCCCCTAAAATGGAGCAACTCCATAAGTTTCAAATCCTTTCAGAACTCTTAATTTTGTACCCATCATACAGGAGTGTCAGCACAGTGTTTCTCCAACCTCTCCCCCGGGACTTCCAGCCGTTCCATGTGTTTCATCTATTCCacagctagcacacctgattcaacttgtcaactaatcatcaagcccttgactagGTGAACCAGGTGAGCTAGTTCAGAGTTAAAACAAAATGGTGAAATGTCTGTCGGTCACCGAGGAGAAGTTAGAAGACCACTGTTTTAGAGGAACAGAAACATACATAACACCTCATCCTAGTATCATCCTACTGAACCCATATCATCCTACTCAACCCCTCCTAGTATCATCCTACTGAACCCCTCCTAATATCATCCTACTCAACCCCTCCTAGTATCATCCTACTCAACCCATCCTAGGAGCATCCTACTGAACACATATCACCCTGCTGAACCCCTCCTAGTATTATCCTACTGAACCCATATCATCTTACTGAACCCCTCCTAGTATTATCCTACTCAACCCCTCCTAGTACCATCCTACTGAACCCCTCCTAGTACCATCCTACTGAACCCATCCTAGGAGCATCCTACTGAACCCATCCTAGGAGCATCCTACTGAATCCATATCATCCTACTAAACCCCTCCTAGTATCATCCTACTGAACCCCTCCTAGTATTATCCTACTGAACCCCTCCTAATATCATCCTACTCAACCCCTCCTAGTACCATCCTACTGAACCCATCCTAGGAGCATCCTACTGAACCCATATCATCCTACTAAACCCATCCTAGGAGCATCCTACTGAACCCATATCATCCTACTGAACCCCTCCTAGTATTATCCTACTGAACCCCTGCTAATATCATCCTACTCAACCCCTCCTAGTACCATCCTACTGAACCCATCCTAGGAGCATCCTACTGAACCCATATCATCCTACTAAACCCATCCTAGGAGCATCCTACTGAACCCATATCATCCTACTAAACCCATCCTAGGAGCATCCTACTGAACCCATATCATCCTACTGAACCCCTCCTAGTATCATCCTACTGAACCCCTCCTAGTATTATCCTACTGAACCCCTCCTAGTACCATCCTACTGAACCCATCCTAGGAGCATCCTACTGAACCCATATCATCCTACTGAACCCATCCTAGGAGCATCCTACTGAACCCATATCATCCTACTGAACCCCTCCTAGTATCATCCTACTGAACCCCTCCTAGTATTATCCTACTCAACCCCTCCTAGTACCATCCTACTGAACCCATCCTAGGAGCATCCGACTGAACCCATATCATCCTACTAAACCCATCCTAGGAGCATCCTACTGAACCCATATCATCCTACTAAACCCATCCTAGGAGCATCCTACTGAACCCATATCATCCTACTGAACCCCTCCTAGTATCATCCTACTGAACCCCTCCTAGTATTATCCTACTCAACCCCTCCTAGTATTATCCTACTCAACCCCTCCTAGTACCATCCTACTGAACCCATATCATCCTACTGAACCCATCCTAGGAGCATCCTACTGAACCCATATCATCCTACTGAACCCCTCCTAGTATTATCCTACTCAACCCCTCCTAGTACCATCCTACTGAACCCATCCTAGGAGCATCCTACTGAACCCATATCATCCTACTGAACCCCTCCTAGTATTATCCTAATCAACCCATAAGTGAGGACCAAAGTTTGgggacatatatatttttttacactcaGGTTGGCACTACTCACCGAACACCTGCACGTCGTAGAGCACAGTAGCGGCGCTCTCTGATCCGATGCCGTTGTCAGCGTGACACTTGTACGTCCCTGAGTCGCCCTCGCCCGCCGCGTCGATCAGCAGGTTGCTGAGCAGGAAGCGCGTGTTGTTATGGAAACGCAGGTCCTGACCGTCCTTGGCCCATGTAACCTGCGGGGTCGGGATGCCGCTGGCCACACACTCCAGGACCAGACGCTGTCCCTTAGTAACCATGATGGTGCGAGACACTGGGGGGTAGATGATACGGGCCGCCTCCGACGTCGAACCTAGAGAGGGAGattgaaggagggggagaggaactGTGTT is a genomic window of Oncorhynchus gorbuscha isolate QuinsamMale2020 ecotype Even-year linkage group LG12, OgorEven_v1.0, whole genome shotgun sequence containing:
- the LOC123991302 gene encoding brother of CDO-like; this translates as MSGTDWTPWMKKRRVRVLCALGAVLLCCLQGGATVTDEVAVFTEEPLSVVQKLGGSVTLRCSARPPSANISWRLNGRELVAGAGGDLGVVLEPGTLLIPALTNLTLGRYQCVASTNAGGLASVPANVTAAKLRDFEQDNQQDIEVDEGNTAVIQCHLPESQPKAQVRYSVKQEWLETSKGNYLIMPSGNLQIANATLDDEGPYKCAAYNPVTQEVKTSTSTDRLRIRRSTSEAARIIYPPVSRTIMVTKGQRLVLECVASGIPTPQVTWAKDGQDLRFHNNTRFLLSNLLIDAAGEGDSGTYKCHADNGIGSESAATVLYDVQVFEPPQVTMELQQQEVSWGESVRFSCLARGKPTPSVVWLHNARPLASSPRHRLSARVLRVINVGPQDNGLYQCMAENGVGSSQAAARLVTLPTGVPSRSGKLPSILRPLSPDKVLREQVPVKPGATGSVLTLDCSELTGQISVAEAPVILSQPRTVKADFYDLTWKPRHDGGSAVVEYIVKYRKIEDPPGEWTSSSISGFLHKLTLAKLQPASLYEVEMSAKNCAGLGQPAMMTFRTGKGRRGPGGQNELPKTPPVPSPRLSPPEAPDKPTISMATETSAYVTWIPRGNRGFPIQSFRVEFKKLKGKGGGEWEEAVTNIPPQRLSVEITGLEKGMSYKFRVLAVNVIGASPPSAPSKAYTVVGGGRPNERPVDGPYITYNEAINETTIILKWTYTAVNNTPVYGFYIFYRPTDSDNDSDYKKDVVEGDRYWHSITDLQPETAYDIKMQSFNEGGESEFGNVVILETKARLNQRPSPSEASSQRPEHPGGPVPRPSDLPYLIVGVVLGALVFIIVAFIPFCLWRAWAKQKQTSDLCFPAVAHPVSSCQYTMVPLQGLALVGHCPLDPHLPPPHAIYPPNRECTPNGKHHYPTHRLPGLRQEDVEYDMECDTLLSQTMSNGHAPGYHYSNSEPGDGEDCCLPDDSTLQLLNTSEQPISTQNLMGNAHFHNGDINLDLLPCSPSPLRSLEENSTATTSTATTPESQDALPLQSETGTSDSTDA